TTATTTTAGGGATTTCAATGGTCTTGATTGCGTATACCTTAGTCAGCTATGGGATTCTCCACTTCGTACCCGCGGCAACGATCCACAAACTCGGGCAACAAACGACGCTGTACTTTGCCCAAGCGGCGTTTGGCACAATTGGCGGGCGCCTACTGAACATTGGGATTATCATCTCGATGGTGGGCTGTTTAAACGGCAAGATTATGACCTTCCCCCGCATCGTGTACGCCATGGCTGCTCAGAATCAGTTGCCATTCGCTAAACAACTCAGTTACTTGCACAAAAAATCACACGAGCCGATCGCCGCAACCATTGCCATTCTCGTTTATGCTAGTATTATGATCCTGTTCTTCAATCCAGATCGCTTATCGGACCTCTGTATCTTCACGGTCTACTGCTTCTACGTGGCAACCTTCGTTGGTGTCTTTATTTTAAGAAAACGACGTCCAGCTTCTGAGCGACCATTCTCGACACCTGGATTTCCGATCACACCGCTGATTGCGATTCTGGGCGCGCTGTTCGTGATTATCAGTGAAATTGGCTCAGACTTATCGGGTGTACTGATTTCCTTGGTTATCGTGGCCGTTGGGTTCCCAATCTATTATTGGAAGCAGCAGCAAAATCAAAATGCTTAATTTAAATTCTTGATAACTTGTAAAAGAGCGTTGTTACTGAAGATATTTTCAGTAGCAACGCTCTTTTTATGCTTTTCAACGCGCATTGAAATAAGTGATTTAATTTGCTTACCGATTACCTTAACGCTTAGTAACTAAACCTCACTATATTTGATTAATTTGATCTGCTGTCGTTCTAACCATTCCTGCATTTGAGAATCTGTTAACATTGCGACTTCTTGCGTCCGGGGAACTGTCAGGCTTGAATGTTGTAATAAGTAGTCATCCAAATAGCCAGGATGACAAACCATCATAGCATAGCCGTCATTATATTGGGCTAGTGCCGCACGTTTCAACGTTTCATAAGGGTTATAGTTTTTGCCCATACTTTCCATAAAAACATGTAATACTTTTCCCTTAAATAGCACACTCGGACTATCTGGGCCTGCTGCAAAGCGTAAAAGATTTAAGCGATGACGTTCACCCACAATTTCCAATCCCTTAACAAAGTTATCACTAACTACCGCATGACCCTCAAAATAATCAGGCTGGCGACCAACTAACGCTACAAATTTTTGATATTGCGCTTCGATTTCCAAAACAACTTCATTAAGATCGACAAAATCATGAATAGCCGCCCGATAATCCGAGGAATGACGAAAGGTACCATCTGGATTAGTGATGCTCGGAATCAATTTTGGATTTGTTAATGGCCGGCCAGCAGATATAACAGTATGCAACCCTAAGCAAACCCCTGCATCTTTAATCATGGCTAATCCTGACATCGTCGTTGGCATATTGACCATAACACCCACATTATTAATTAACCCGTTGTGAACTGTTCGTGCAATCCCAACATTAACTGCATCGGAATAACCTAAATCATCAGCTCGAACGATTACTTTTCTTTCCATTAGCTTTTAAGCCTCCACTAGTTTAAATTCTTTAGTCCCCTGTTTGTTTGTATTGGCTTCAACACCAATCGCATAAGTTGCAATAGCAGCTGCTACAAACGCAATCACGCCACTAACCACACCGTTAATCACATTAGATGTTTGCCCGCCAACATACGCAGTTAAAGATAAAAAGTTTGCAACAGGTACCATGACATAAGCTGTAACTGTTGTCAGGCCAGCATATAAGCCACCGCAAAATCCACCAATCATCATGCCAATAAACGGTCGTTTATAACGAATTGCTAGTCCATATAATCCTGGTTCAGTCACACCTCCGATAATACTAGCGATTAAATAACCCCAAGCAAGTGTCTTTTGATCTTGGTCCTTAATTCGTAAGGCCGCACCCAAACACATGCCCGCGACCGACATACTAGCGGCAACTGCGCCAAGTGTGACAAAGTTTTCATGACCCGATTGCGCAAAAATCATCATCATCGTCGTAAGCATTAAGAGATGCATCCCGGTCATAACCAAGATTTCCCATAAGGCACCAACCACTCCAACCGCGATAATCGTTGGCAAGCCACCTAATTTCCCAAAAGCTAATATTCCTGTACAAATGTAATTGCCGATAAAGTTTCCCGCTGGGCCTAAAATACATAACGAAATCGGCAACATGATTGCAATCGTCAACGTTGGGATAACAATCGTACTAATTGACTCTGGTACATAACGCTTAAAGAACCGTTCAATATACGACATTACCCAAACCGACAAAATAATTGGAATGACCGTACTTGAATAATTAACTAATGGCATTGCGATACCGAAGATATTAAATGCCTTTCCAGCAGTCACAATTTTAATTAAATTAGGATCAATCAAAATTGCACCTAAAAACATTGAAATAATCCGTGACGTATTAAATTGCTTAGCAGCTGTATATCCTAAGATGATTGGAAAAAAGTAGAATCCAGCATCACCAACCAACGTAAATAACTGATACAACGATGTTTTAGTACCAAGAATATTGAACATACTTGGTCCTAAAATGGCCGCAAACATTTTAAACATTGATG
This Lactiplantibacillus plantarum DNA region includes the following protein-coding sequences:
- a CDS encoding ChbG/HpnK family deacetylase, yielding MERKVIVRADDLGYSDAVNVGIARTVHNGLINNVGVMVNMPTTMSGLAMIKDAGVCLGLHTVISAGRPLTNPKLIPSITNPDGTFRHSSDYRAAIHDFVDLNEVVLEIEAQYQKFVALVGRQPDYFEGHAVVSDNFVKGLEIVGERHRLNLLRFAAGPDSPSVLFKGKVLHVFMESMGKNYNPYETLKRAALAQYNDGYAMMVCHPGYLDDYLLQHSSLTVPRTQEVAMLTDSQMQEWLERQQIKLIKYSEV
- a CDS encoding PTS transporter subunit EIIC; its protein translation is MKNKDKQYEKVANGVLEAVGGSANISSVTHCMTRLRFNLKDESIPNDGEVQNIPGVIGVNRAGGQYQIIIGQAVSKVYDALLTVGNLTRNAPINEDLDNRPKEKLTFKSAGNMILNKLAGCLTPLIPMLIAASMFKMFAAILGPSMFNILGTKTSLYQLFTLVGDAGFYFFPIILGYTAAKQFNTSRIISMFLGAILIDPNLIKIVTAGKAFNIFGIAMPLVNYSSTVIPIILSVWVMSYIERFFKRYVPESISTIVIPTLTIAIMLPISLCILGPAGNFIGNYICTGILAFGKLGGLPTIIAVGVVGALWEILVMTGMHLLMLTTMMMIFAQSGHENFVTLGAVAASMSVAGMCLGAALRIKDQDQKTLAWGYLIASIIGGVTEPGLYGLAIRYKRPFIGMMIGGFCGGLYAGLTTVTAYVMVPVANFLSLTAYVGGQTSNVINGVVSGVIAFVAAAIATYAIGVEANTNKQGTKEFKLVEA